The Planococcus donghaensis genome contains a region encoding:
- a CDS encoding NAD(P)H-dependent flavin oxidoreductase, producing the protein MLKLPVIVAPMFLVSTPNMVVEASNAGVIGSFPLLNARPVETCASWLKDIKKALGEKPWAVNFISHRGSNKRYEEDFELIRQYEPPIVITSLGSPEDMIEVVHAYGGLVYSDVANVKHAKKAASAGVDGLILVCSGAGGHGGTINPFAFIAAVKEFYSGTIILAGSLSTGADVAAAKLMGADYAYMGTRFLAAEESNTPEEYKQMVIDSSVEDILYTNSFSGVPANILIPSLVKQGIDPKTLKPKEEVDLSHLVNAKAWRDIWSAGQGVTTITKRQNTKEIVDQLLAEYEEGVAMLVRND; encoded by the coding sequence GTGCTTAAGCTACCGGTTATTGTGGCACCAATGTTTTTAGTATCAACTCCTAACATGGTGGTCGAAGCATCAAATGCAGGTGTTATTGGAAGCTTTCCTCTACTTAATGCTCGGCCGGTAGAAACTTGCGCTTCTTGGTTAAAAGACATAAAAAAAGCGCTTGGCGAAAAGCCTTGGGCAGTAAACTTTATTTCTCACCGCGGTTCGAATAAGCGCTATGAAGAGGATTTTGAATTGATCCGTCAATATGAGCCGCCAATTGTTATTACGTCACTTGGTTCCCCAGAAGATATGATTGAAGTTGTTCATGCTTATGGAGGATTAGTTTATTCGGATGTGGCTAATGTAAAGCATGCAAAAAAAGCAGCATCCGCAGGAGTAGATGGACTAATTCTTGTTTGTTCTGGAGCAGGTGGCCACGGAGGTACGATTAACCCATTTGCTTTCATCGCAGCAGTTAAAGAGTTTTACAGTGGTACCATTATTTTAGCCGGGTCATTGTCAACTGGAGCAGACGTTGCTGCAGCTAAGTTAATGGGAGCAGATTATGCCTATATGGGCACACGTTTTTTAGCGGCGGAAGAAAGTAATACACCCGAAGAATACAAACAAATGGTCATCGATTCTTCAGTTGAAGACATTCTTTATACCAATTCATTTAGTGGAGTACCGGCAAATATATTAATCCCAAGTTTAGTGAAACAAGGGATCGATCCGAAAACGTTAAAACCGAAAGAAGAAGTTGATTTGTCTCATTTGGTTAATGCAAAAGCTTGGCGAGACATTTGGTCGGCAGGTCAAGGTGTGACAACTATTACAAAACGGCAGAATACGAAAGAAATAGTCGACCAACTGCTAGCTGAATATGAGGAAGGAGTGGCTATGCTTGTACGAAACGATTAA
- a CDS encoding acetyl-CoA C-acetyltransferase, whose amino-acid sequence MNNIYLIDGARTAFGGFGGAFVNTDATELGAATAVEALKRSNVKAEDINHIFYGNVIQSSVNGAYVARHIGLKAGVPKEVPALTLNRLCGSGAQAVVTAAQHILLEEADLVLAGGAENMSMSPYASFDQRFSKSKMGNIQFEDMLTATLTDQYTGSGMGMTAEKLAEQYNISREEQDAFSVQSNQRAAQAVESGRFAEEIVAVEVKTRKGVLIVDKDEHIKPDANEEALAKLRPSFKKEGTVTAGNASGINDGAASLVIASEAAVDKHGLKPMARIVSWGVVGVDPTIMGIGPVPAIKQALERAELTVDDIDLFEVNEAFAAQYLAVEKELGLDREKVNVNGGAIALGHPVGASGARILLSLAYELKHRGGKYGVASLCIGGGQGIAVVIESA is encoded by the coding sequence ATGAATAATATTTACTTAATAGATGGAGCAAGAACCGCTTTTGGCGGATTTGGAGGAGCATTCGTCAATACGGATGCGACTGAACTTGGAGCGGCCACGGCAGTTGAGGCGTTAAAGCGGTCAAATGTCAAAGCAGAAGATATTAATCATATTTTTTATGGGAATGTTATTCAATCTAGCGTGAATGGCGCTTATGTTGCCCGGCATATTGGGTTAAAAGCGGGTGTGCCAAAAGAAGTTCCAGCGCTCACGTTAAATCGTTTATGTGGATCGGGTGCTCAAGCGGTCGTGACAGCCGCGCAGCACATATTATTAGAAGAGGCGGATTTGGTGTTGGCAGGAGGGGCAGAGAACATGTCGATGTCTCCATATGCTAGTTTTGATCAACGCTTTAGTAAATCGAAAATGGGTAATATACAATTTGAAGATATGTTAACTGCCACATTGACGGATCAATATACCGGAAGCGGTATGGGTATGACAGCAGAAAAGCTAGCAGAGCAATACAATATCTCGCGTGAAGAACAAGATGCTTTCTCTGTGCAGTCTAATCAGCGAGCAGCACAAGCAGTCGAATCTGGTAGATTTGCAGAAGAGATTGTAGCGGTCGAGGTGAAAACGCGTAAAGGTGTTTTAATAGTAGACAAAGATGAACATATTAAACCAGACGCAAATGAAGAAGCTTTGGCAAAACTTCGTCCTTCGTTCAAAAAAGAAGGTACGGTGACGGCTGGGAACGCTTCAGGTATTAACGACGGAGCAGCTTCACTCGTTATAGCGAGCGAAGCTGCTGTAGACAAGCACGGCTTAAAACCAATGGCGCGTATTGTCTCTTGGGGAGTAGTAGGAGTAGATCCGACGATTATGGGCATTGGACCAGTGCCGGCGATTAAACAAGCGTTAGAACGTGCTGAGTTGACTGTTGACGATATTGATTTATTTGAAGTGAATGAAGCATTCGCGGCACAATATTTGGCAGTGGAAAAAGAACTTGGGTTAGACCGAGAAAAAGTTAATGTCAACGGCGGTGCAATTGCATTAGGACATCCAGTTGGAGCAAGTGGTGCACGTATATTATTGTCACTAGCTTATGAGTTGAAACATCGTGGCGGAAAATATGGAGTAGCGAGTTTATGTATTGGGGGAGGACAAGGAATTGCGGTGGTGATTGAAAGTGCTTAA
- a CDS encoding short-chain fatty acid transporter has protein sequence MSKVKSIEEMERERVLEASKNNPLAKLAGLFSRVAERWLPDAFVFAIILTAIAFIAGVIFTEASPFDMMTYWGDGLWGLLTFTAQIITTFVLSYALALTKTVSRALERIASIPKSPNSAILMVTFTALVASLISWAFGLVVAGIIAKLVAKKVRDVDYRVLVAAGYSGFLIWEGGLSSSPALFVATAGHVFEGEIGLISISETLLSAVNIAIVVVLFLTLPFVMRLIHPKNPKDRYIVEQSRLEDPKVEEDSSKETNYPNDKIEKTRLIPLIGGFLGMSYLVNHFITNGFSLDLNTVNLLFLTAALLMFSNVRELTQGLVKSVSSVGQFVLQYPFYAGIMGMLSASGLAVLISNFFINISTETTLPLFTFLSAGILNIFIPSGGGQWAVQAPLVIPAALEMGVDPAKVVMAVAWGDSWTNMIQPFWAIPLLAIAGLKIRDIMGYTMIALIYGGLVIGAAMLIF, from the coding sequence ATGAGTAAAGTGAAAAGTATAGAAGAAATGGAAAGAGAAAGAGTATTGGAAGCGAGTAAGAATAATCCGCTCGCTAAGCTGGCAGGGTTATTTTCAAGAGTTGCAGAACGTTGGCTACCTGATGCGTTTGTATTTGCTATTATTTTAACAGCTATCGCTTTTATCGCAGGAGTAATTTTTACAGAAGCAAGCCCTTTTGACATGATGACTTATTGGGGCGATGGATTGTGGGGCCTACTAACATTTACAGCTCAAATTATCACTACTTTTGTTTTAAGTTACGCTTTAGCATTGACGAAGACCGTATCGAGAGCTCTTGAGAGAATTGCATCTATTCCAAAGTCTCCAAACTCTGCCATTTTAATGGTTACGTTTACTGCATTGGTAGCGTCTCTAATTAGTTGGGCATTTGGGTTAGTAGTTGCCGGAATTATCGCCAAATTGGTTGCTAAGAAAGTTCGTGATGTCGATTATCGTGTACTTGTGGCTGCTGGTTACTCTGGTTTTCTAATCTGGGAAGGTGGTTTATCTTCTTCTCCAGCATTATTTGTTGCAACAGCTGGGCACGTATTTGAAGGTGAAATTGGATTGATCTCTATTTCAGAAACGTTGTTGTCCGCAGTTAATATTGCTATTGTGGTGGTTTTATTTCTAACGCTTCCGTTCGTTATGCGTTTAATCCACCCGAAAAATCCAAAAGATCGCTATATAGTTGAACAGTCACGTTTAGAGGACCCTAAAGTGGAAGAAGATTCGTCAAAAGAAACAAATTATCCAAATGATAAAATTGAGAAAACACGTCTTATTCCTCTCATTGGTGGTTTTCTTGGAATGAGCTATTTAGTCAACCACTTTATTACTAATGGATTTTCATTGGATTTAAACACTGTAAACTTACTATTCCTTACAGCCGCTTTATTAATGTTCTCAAATGTGCGTGAGCTGACTCAAGGCTTGGTGAAATCCGTTAGCAGTGTCGGGCAATTCGTGCTGCAATATCCATTTTATGCGGGAATTATGGGAATGCTAAGTGCTTCCGGATTAGCGGTATTGATCTCCAATTTCTTTATTAATATTTCGACAGAAACAACGTTACCATTATTTACATTTTTATCGGCGGGAATTCTGAATATCTTTATCCCGTCAGGCGGTGGACAATGGGCTGTCCAAGCTCCGCTAGTCATTCCAGCTGCACTCGAAATGGGGGTTGATCCAGCAAAAGTTGTTATGGCTGTGGCATGGGGCGATAGCTGGACTAACATGATTCAGCCTTTCTGGGCGATTCCACTGTTAGCAATTGCAGGTCTAAAGATTCGGGACATCATGGGATATACAATGATTGCATTAATTTATGGAGGCTTAGTTATTGGAGCTGCTATGCTCATTTTCTAA
- a CDS encoding class I adenylate-forming enzyme family protein: MEYEAVSKLLTARCKEYANKELLVVEDKDGDVEKLTYQEFHEQVGKLAQILNKRGIKKGDKVLLHLPNGSAFMKSWFAILSIGAVMVPTNILSPKEEIKYLVSHSESKLIITEKAYEDKFLSFQLPLLFSRLETGQEGTWLEGEMEKVAPLIDFPDLATQDEAAILYTSGTTSKPKGVVLTHQNYLHTGKQMAQTLGYQQEDRVLIVLPMFHGNGQYYMAMPALYAGASIAITENFSATNYIKQAKRLKATVGSLFSAPIKMILKKKYDSEDVMNPLRLVIYAQSLTNQQYEDFLTKYQVQLRQLYGMTETIAIPLMNPIENLQDHVSIGKEACGYSVVLRDEEGREVATGEEGEITVYGEPGITIMKEYYKNPSATEETIRDNWLYTGDMAKIDETSGLFYFVDRKKDMMKRSGENIAAGEVEAVINEHNAVFESAVISVPDPVYEEAIHAFVILKENRELIPDELLEWCRERLAKFKVPQEFHFTEDFPRTSVGKIQKQQMKKWI, encoded by the coding sequence ATGGAGTATGAAGCTGTTTCTAAATTGTTGACAGCAAGATGTAAAGAATATGCCAATAAAGAGCTTTTAGTGGTTGAAGACAAAGATGGCGATGTGGAAAAACTGACTTATCAGGAGTTTCACGAGCAGGTTGGGAAACTAGCACAAATATTGAACAAGAGAGGTATTAAAAAAGGTGATAAAGTGCTATTGCATCTACCTAATGGTAGCGCTTTCATGAAATCCTGGTTTGCTATTTTATCTATTGGTGCTGTAATGGTCCCAACAAATATTCTGTCACCTAAAGAAGAGATAAAGTATTTAGTAAGTCATTCTGAAAGTAAGTTGATTATTACTGAAAAGGCGTACGAAGACAAATTTTTAAGTTTTCAGCTTCCATTGCTATTTTCACGGCTAGAAACTGGGCAAGAGGGAACTTGGCTAGAAGGTGAAATGGAGAAGGTTGCTCCATTAATCGATTTTCCGGATTTAGCAACACAAGACGAAGCAGCAATTCTTTATACTTCAGGAACGACTTCAAAGCCGAAAGGCGTCGTACTGACGCACCAGAATTACTTACACACGGGGAAACAGATGGCACAAACACTTGGCTACCAACAAGAAGATCGCGTATTAATTGTTTTGCCAATGTTCCACGGTAATGGTCAATACTATATGGCAATGCCTGCACTTTATGCAGGAGCCAGTATTGCGATCACTGAAAATTTCAGTGCTACAAATTATATTAAGCAGGCGAAACGGTTGAAAGCAACAGTAGGTTCACTTTTTTCAGCTCCTATTAAAATGATTTTGAAAAAAAAATATGATTCTGAAGATGTTATGAACCCTTTAAGACTTGTCATATATGCGCAGTCACTGACAAATCAGCAGTATGAAGATTTTCTTACTAAGTATCAAGTTCAGCTTCGGCAACTCTATGGCATGACCGAGACCATCGCTATACCATTGATGAATCCAATAGAAAATCTTCAAGACCATGTCAGCATTGGCAAAGAAGCTTGCGGATATTCGGTTGTTTTAAGAGATGAAGAAGGACGTGAAGTTGCGACAGGTGAAGAAGGTGAAATAACGGTTTATGGGGAGCCGGGTATAACGATTATGAAAGAATATTATAAAAATCCATCAGCAACAGAAGAGACAATTCGTGATAACTGGCTTTATACAGGAGATATGGCGAAAATTGATGAAACTAGTGGACTTTTTTATTTTGTAGATCGAAAAAAAGATATGATGAAACGTTCAGGAGAAAACATAGCAGCCGGAGAAGTAGAAGCGGTTATCAACGAACATAACGCTGTATTTGAAAGTGCTGTTATTTCTGTTCCGGACCCAGTGTACGAAGAAGCCATTCATGCTTTTGTGATTTTAAAGGAAAATCGAGAACTTATACCAGACGAATTACTAGAGTGGTGCCGCGAGCGTTTAGCGAAATTTAAAGTGCCGCAAGAATTTCATTTCACTGAAGATTTCCCACGAACTTCAGTGGGGAAAATACAGAAACAACAGATGAAAAAATGGATTTAA
- a CDS encoding SDR family NAD(P)-dependent oxidoreductase — translation MQNYVYPTFDLTGKKAVVTGGSKGIGFTIAAGLAHAGAEVLITGRNESALIEATDEMKKQGYRVSWRASDVTTKKDVEELFDYIDDEFQQIDILINNAGMNIRKSLIEVEEEDWDKVVDTNLKGAFLVGQQAAKRMISQKSGRIINISSILGKIGNPLQTSYAASKGAIDQLTKVWAAELAEHGITVNALAPAYIITPMTEHFLQDEERLEKIINRTLMKRMGQADEMIGPALFFASDASTYVTGQILYVDGGWTAN, via the coding sequence TTGCAAAATTATGTATATCCAACATTCGATTTGACTGGTAAAAAAGCGGTAGTTACTGGAGGAAGTAAAGGCATTGGTTTCACGATTGCTGCTGGTCTAGCACATGCAGGAGCAGAAGTACTTATTACCGGAAGAAACGAATCGGCTTTGATAGAAGCTACCGATGAAATGAAGAAGCAAGGATATCGAGTTTCCTGGAGAGCTTCTGATGTCACAACAAAAAAAGACGTGGAGGAGCTATTCGATTATATAGATGATGAGTTTCAACAAATTGATATTTTGATTAATAACGCGGGTATGAATATCCGGAAATCATTGATTGAAGTAGAAGAAGAAGATTGGGATAAAGTTGTCGATACTAATTTAAAAGGTGCTTTTCTTGTGGGACAGCAGGCTGCCAAAAGAATGATTAGCCAAAAAAGTGGTCGTATTATTAATATTTCATCGATTCTTGGGAAAATAGGAAATCCGTTGCAGACGAGCTATGCAGCTAGTAAAGGAGCTATCGATCAGTTAACAAAAGTTTGGGCAGCTGAATTAGCAGAGCATGGGATAACCGTAAACGCTTTGGCACCTGCTTACATAATTACACCTATGACTGAACATTTTCTGCAAGATGAAGAGCGGTTGGAGAAAATTATCAATCGAACTTTGATGAAAAGAATGGGACAAGCAGACGAAATGATTGGGCCCGCATTATTTTTTGCTTCTGATGCCTCTACTTATGTAACCGGTCAAATTCTTTATGTGGATGGAGGATGGACTGCGAACTAA
- a CDS encoding MaoC/PaaZ C-terminal domain-containing protein, whose product MIELPTIIKNPIAPIDLVKYSGASGDFNEIHTVPAVAQSQGLSGIIVHGMFVMGWAAAAIEEWFPNQQLKSLSVRFQAVTHTETVLKITGTMLTENEGEVWIEDNQGNSKLKGAFVLKDSQK is encoded by the coding sequence ATGATTGAACTCCCGACAATCATCAAAAACCCCATTGCACCAATTGATCTTGTGAAATATTCAGGGGCTTCGGGCGATTTCAACGAAATCCACACTGTTCCGGCAGTTGCACAAAGCCAAGGGCTTTCTGGAATAATTGTCCATGGCATGTTCGTCATGGGCTGGGCAGCTGCAGCTATAGAAGAATGGTTTCCAAATCAACAACTTAAGTCATTAAGCGTTCGTTTTCAGGCCGTCACTCATACGGAGACGGTGTTGAAGATAACTGGAACGATGCTTACTGAAAATGAAGGGGAAGTTTGGATCGAAGATAATCAAGGAAACTCGAAATTAAAAGGTGCTTTTGTTTTGAAAGATAGTCAAAAGTAA
- a CDS encoding FAS1-like dehydratase domain-containing protein, whose product MSGQPIIFNYAPFLIESGKIKEFAKALQLNNPVYLDEEIAKSAGYRGIPAPPTFTTVIDFWNDRSFYQLFSDFLKLNPNNVLHGEQTYEYYKVMVVGDTISAQVRLKDQFCKKGKNFFLLETVYKNQWNETVAIGRATIIEMLEVNS is encoded by the coding sequence ATGAGTGGACAACCAATCATTTTTAATTATGCACCGTTTTTAATCGAGTCAGGAAAAATAAAGGAATTTGCAAAAGCCTTACAACTAAATAATCCAGTATACCTTGACGAAGAGATAGCTAAGTCAGCTGGCTATCGCGGGATTCCTGCACCTCCGACTTTTACCACTGTCATTGATTTTTGGAATGATCGGAGCTTTTATCAACTATTTTCAGATTTTCTGAAACTGAATCCGAATAATGTTCTTCACGGTGAGCAAACCTATGAATACTATAAAGTAATGGTGGTCGGAGATACCATTTCGGCGCAAGTGAGACTTAAAGATCAATTTTGCAAAAAAGGGAAAAACTTTTTTCTCTTGGAAACGGTTTATAAAAATCAATGGAATGAGACCGTAGCAATCGGTCGGGCTACAATCATTGAAATGCTGGAGGTGAATTCATGA
- a CDS encoding phosphotransferase family protein yields the protein MSAIDKTVQQINWDKVEGYLRKSIPGLPKEKMIVQQFSEGYSNLTYLVQMGNWEGVLRRPPFGEVPPRAHDMEREYRMLEKVNPVFPLAPKPYIYCEDPELMDKHFYIMEKKQGVVIDDKLPESYGSSEQVGEAISKNVISTLVQLQSIDYQKAGMANMGKAEGFMERQVKGWVKRYSQSKTEEIANLDELEQWLEAHIPVNPETTIVHNDFKLNNMVLDQNDPSKAIGILDWELSTIGDPLSDLGSTVAYWAGPRDPDMGINVVTNQPGFFDRKEFIKEYAKQSGRDVSGITYYVAFGFYKLAVILQQIHYRWKIGEIDDDRFSDLNKAVSNLIDMANQTRNGRLI from the coding sequence ATGAGTGCAATAGACAAGACAGTCCAACAAATCAACTGGGACAAAGTCGAAGGATATTTACGTAAGTCGATTCCAGGTCTTCCTAAAGAAAAAATGATTGTTCAACAATTTTCAGAAGGCTATTCGAATCTTACATATTTGGTGCAAATGGGGAACTGGGAAGGTGTCCTGAGACGGCCGCCTTTTGGTGAGGTGCCACCGAGAGCACATGATATGGAAAGAGAATACCGTATGTTGGAAAAAGTGAACCCTGTTTTCCCGCTAGCTCCGAAGCCATATATTTATTGTGAAGATCCCGAGCTAATGGACAAGCATTTTTATATTATGGAGAAAAAACAAGGTGTGGTAATCGATGATAAACTTCCTGAATCTTATGGTAGCTCTGAGCAAGTCGGAGAAGCAATATCAAAAAATGTTATCAGTACTTTAGTTCAGCTACAGTCCATTGATTATCAGAAGGCTGGTATGGCTAACATGGGGAAGGCTGAAGGATTTATGGAGCGTCAAGTAAAGGGCTGGGTAAAACGGTATAGTCAATCAAAAACTGAGGAGATTGCTAATCTAGATGAACTTGAACAGTGGTTAGAGGCTCATATTCCAGTTAATCCCGAAACAACAATTGTTCATAATGATTTTAAGTTAAACAATATGGTGCTTGATCAAAATGATCCAAGCAAAGCTATTGGCATTTTGGATTGGGAGTTATCAACTATTGGCGATCCATTAAGTGACTTAGGTTCGACGGTGGCATACTGGGCTGGACCGAGAGATCCGGATATGGGTATTAATGTTGTTACGAATCAGCCAGGGTTTTTCGATAGAAAAGAGTTTATTAAGGAATACGCAAAACAAAGTGGTCGTGATGTGTCTGGTATAACGTACTACGTGGCCTTCGGTTTCTATAAGCTCGCTGTCATTTTACAGCAAATCCATTATCGGTGGAAAATTGGAGAAATCGATGACGATCGATTTAGTGATTTAAATAAAGCTGTTTCAAATTTAATCGATATGGCGAATCAGACTAGAAATGGTCGATTGATTTGA
- a CDS encoding 3-hydroxyacyl-CoA dehydrogenase NAD-binding domain-containing protein codes for MKSIAIVGAGIMGNGIAQVAAESDFDVFLYDVDAVGLERGVSRIEKTLARNVEKTKIDQSQSDEIRRRITPTRNINDLKDVDLVIEAIIEQIEPKKSLLAELDNICKPSTIFASNTSGLSITEMASSVKRSGKVIGMHFFNPVPVMQLVEIIRGEQTTDETFELAHQIAERFNKVAISVKEAPLFAVNRILTPMINEAIFVLSEGIASAEDIDRGMMLGASHPIGPLALTDLIGLDTMLFVAETLYNETNDSKYRPAPLLKKYVRAGRLGRKSGQGFFTYD; via the coding sequence ATGAAAAGTATAGCAATTGTCGGCGCAGGAATTATGGGGAATGGCATTGCTCAAGTAGCTGCTGAAAGTGATTTTGATGTATTTTTGTACGATGTCGACGCGGTTGGACTAGAACGTGGAGTATCAAGAATTGAAAAGACCTTAGCTAGAAATGTCGAGAAAACGAAAATCGATCAAAGTCAAAGTGATGAAATCAGAAGGCGAATTACTCCAACAAGAAATATCAATGACTTAAAGGACGTCGATTTGGTGATCGAAGCAATCATTGAACAAATTGAACCTAAAAAGAGTCTATTAGCTGAACTCGACAATATTTGCAAACCTTCTACTATCTTTGCTTCTAATACATCAGGATTGAGTATTACCGAAATGGCTAGCTCTGTAAAGCGTAGCGGTAAAGTGATTGGCATGCATTTCTTTAATCCAGTTCCAGTCATGCAGTTGGTTGAAATCATCAGAGGGGAACAAACAACTGATGAAACATTTGAGCTTGCGCATCAAATCGCTGAACGTTTCAATAAGGTAGCTATTTCAGTTAAAGAGGCACCTCTATTTGCAGTCAATCGAATTTTGACTCCGATGATTAATGAGGCAATTTTTGTTTTGTCTGAAGGCATTGCATCGGCGGAAGATATTGACAGAGGCATGATGTTAGGCGCAAGTCACCCAATTGGACCGCTCGCATTAACTGACTTGATAGGCTTGGACACAATGCTTTTTGTAGCAGAGACTTTATACAACGAAACCAATGATTCTAAGTATCGCCCTGCACCTTTATTAAAAAAATATGTGCGGGCTGGCCGTCTCGGCAGGAAATCCGGACAAGGTTTTTTTACATATGACTGA
- a CDS encoding enoyl-CoA hydratase/isomerase family protein: MQKENWTVIELERQGDVAVVTLNNPPLNVLTDELLNQLAEAINDLNQQPGIRVAVLRAVGEKAFAAGADIRQFPKLTQESGIALVEKGKKIFDKIENGKPVICAVHGLALGAGLELVLACDIRIIEETAKLGLPETGLGILPGYGGTQRLARLVGPGKAKELILSGESLSGRQAYEARLAEKLVPTGQAFDSAMKLARSIASKAPLAVANAKRAIDEGLELSLVAGQALETQLFSELIGTQDMQEGVKAFTEKRIADFQGK; the protein is encoded by the coding sequence TTGCAGAAAGAAAATTGGACCGTGATTGAGTTGGAAAGGCAGGGGGACGTGGCGGTAGTAACCTTAAATAATCCGCCTTTAAACGTTTTAACAGATGAGCTGTTGAATCAATTAGCTGAAGCTATCAATGATCTTAATCAACAACCAGGCATTCGGGTGGCTGTACTACGAGCTGTTGGAGAAAAGGCCTTTGCTGCAGGTGCAGATATCCGTCAATTTCCAAAATTAACACAAGAAAGCGGTATAGCACTTGTAGAAAAAGGTAAAAAGATTTTTGACAAGATAGAGAATGGAAAACCGGTTATTTGTGCGGTTCATGGACTGGCCCTTGGTGCAGGTTTAGAATTGGTGCTTGCTTGTGATATTCGTATTATCGAAGAAACAGCGAAGTTAGGGCTCCCTGAAACTGGATTAGGTATATTACCTGGTTACGGTGGCACACAAAGATTGGCACGATTAGTTGGTCCTGGAAAAGCAAAAGAGCTGATTTTATCAGGGGAATCGTTGTCAGGGAGACAGGCTTACGAAGCACGCCTTGCAGAAAAACTAGTTCCAACCGGACAAGCTTTTGACAGTGCAATGAAGCTCGCGAGGTCGATTGCTTCAAAAGCACCACTAGCAGTGGCAAATGCTAAAAGAGCAATTGATGAAGGTTTAGAACTAAGTTTAGTTGCGGGGCAAGCGTTGGAGACGCAATTGTTCTCAGAGTTAATCGGAACGCAGGATATGCAGGAAGGTGTAAAAGCATTTACAGAGAAAAGAATAGCTGATTTTCAAGGGAAATAA
- a CDS encoding 2-phosphosulfolactate phosphatase encodes MRKVHVITQKEAVAEEKLTACTATVIDVFLATSTIAFLLENNFEPIYAVKDSECAIELSKSQSEPHILLGEKKGESLPGFGYPDPGLIRKSDEKQGAIICSTNGTIAIEKASKAKTLFISSIVNGHLVAEQIHLQQDNSSIVLICSGNDDRFSMEDFIGAGQIVEHLMSKGDYELSDSSKLAREAYRDAEKRSFVDLYECETAHLLKKFNFPNAVEFVLRHHEQVDVVPVFIEGKIINDYQVTATKKM; translated from the coding sequence ATGAGAAAGGTCCATGTCATCACCCAAAAAGAAGCCGTTGCAGAAGAAAAGTTGACAGCTTGTACAGCAACCGTCATTGACGTTTTCCTTGCAACATCTACGATTGCTTTTTTACTTGAAAATAACTTCGAGCCCATTTATGCGGTTAAAGACAGTGAATGTGCAATCGAGTTATCAAAGAGTCAATCTGAGCCTCATATTTTGTTAGGTGAGAAAAAAGGAGAATCTCTTCCCGGATTTGGTTATCCTGATCCTGGACTAATTAGAAAAAGCGATGAAAAACAAGGGGCTATCATTTGTTCGACAAATGGCACAATCGCTATCGAAAAAGCGAGTAAAGCAAAGACGTTGTTTATTTCATCTATAGTCAATGGTCATTTGGTTGCAGAGCAAATTCATCTGCAGCAAGATAATTCCTCTATTGTTTTAATTTGTTCCGGGAATGATGATCGTTTTTCAATGGAAGACTTTATCGGTGCAGGGCAAATAGTTGAACATTTGATGAGCAAGGGAGACTATGAATTATCCGATTCTTCGAAGCTCGCTAGAGAGGCTTATAGAGATGCTGAGAAAAGGTCTTTTGTGGATTTGTATGAATGTGAAACGGCTCATTTACTGAAGAAATTTAACTTTCCTAATGCTGTGGAATTTGTTCTTCGCCATCATGAGCAAGTGGATGTTGTTCCGGTTTTTATAGAAGGAAAAATTATCAATGACTATCAAGTAACAGCTACTAAGAAAATGTAA